A genomic window from Methanobrevibacter sp. TLL-48-HuF1 includes:
- a CDS encoding transcription factor S, which translates to MEFCPECGAILLPMNKKLKCKCGYEKSLSDEVKDQYEVKGETNPKAEVIVTDNKNVALPTTTITCYKCGGTKGYWWTVQTRSADEAPTNFIRCAKCGNTWRSSN; encoded by the coding sequence ATGGAATTTTGTCCTGAATGCGGAGCTATATTACTTCCTATGAATAAAAAATTAAAATGTAAATGCGGATATGAAAAATCTTTATCTGATGAAGTTAAAGACCAGTATGAAGTTAAGGGAGAAACAAATCCTAAAGCAGAAGTAATAGTTACTGATAATAAGAATGTAGCATTGCCTACTACAACAATTACTTGTTATAAATGTGGCGGAACTAAAGGTTACTGGTGGACAGTACAAACAAGGTCTGCAGATGAAGCTCCAACAAACTTTATCAGATGTGCAAAATGCGGAAACACATGGAGATCCTCTAACTAA
- a CDS encoding DUF4013 domain-containing protein: MNLGENIKKSFLYPLCDYNKFAMLGVLTVFSFLSSICSSFGADNPWVVIVATLIGGIISMYLTGYSVSVIKCGINVKEEIPDFKVGRDILNFFKYLVIGLVYTIIPLIIIFITVFGTGILEIWTNIAPYIQYGNADIPPALLSSFMFAVFITFSVTVIVLVIQIIFTNLGIARMLANNSITDGLDLFEVFNDIGKIGWFKTVGWFIVICVLDMIFFIISVGIMLIPYVGVIIAAFFMLTFTRLFNSYSVGLLYSDAYKINKNQENIKDNVLEDTSKAEKTDVLEEYEKIIEGKKEDTIDSMYGEKDE, translated from the coding sequence ATGAATTTAGGGGAAAATATTAAAAAATCATTTTTATATCCGTTATGTGACTATAACAAGTTTGCAATGCTTGGAGTTTTAACTGTTTTTTCTTTTTTAAGTTCAATTTGCTCTTCATTTGGTGCGGATAATCCGTGGGTAGTTATTGTAGCTACTTTAATTGGAGGTATAATTTCAATGTATCTTACAGGTTATTCTGTTTCTGTAATCAAATGTGGGATTAATGTTAAAGAGGAAATTCCTGATTTTAAAGTAGGTAGAGATATTTTAAACTTTTTCAAATATCTTGTTATAGGTTTAGTTTATACAATTATTCCGTTGATTATTATTTTTATTACAGTTTTTGGAACTGGGATATTGGAAATATGGACTAATATAGCTCCTTATATTCAGTATGGAAATGCAGATATTCCGCCAGCATTGCTTTCCAGTTTCATGTTTGCTGTTTTCATTACATTTTCAGTAACTGTTATTGTTTTGGTTATTCAAATAATTTTTACTAATTTGGGAATTGCAAGAATGTTAGCTAACAACAGTATAACTGACGGATTGGACTTATTTGAAGTTTTTAATGATATTGGAAAAATAGGCTGGTTTAAAACTGTCGGATGGTTTATTGTAATATGTGTTTTAGATATGATATTTTTTATAATTTCAGTAGGAATAATGCTTATTCCATATGTTGGAGTTATTATAGCCGCATTTTTCATGTTAACATTTACAAGATTATTTAATTCATATTCAGTAGGTTTATTATATTCTGATGCTTATAAAATCAATAAAAATCAGGAGAATATTAAAGATAATGTTTTAGAAGATACTTCAAAGGCTGAAAAGACTGATGTTTTAGAGGAATATGAAAAAATTATTGAAGGTAAAAAGGAAGATACAATAGACAGTATGTATGGTGAAAAAGATGAGTAA
- a CDS encoding nitroreductase family protein — protein sequence MNPIFKRKSIRNFSDEEVSTYKIKNLIRAGMQAPSAFNSQPWEFIVVSDKKDLKAVSKMSRYARPAENAQKLIIVLGNTTKDNVVMPMIQQDLSACTQNILLQAVAEGLGAVWLGFYPIEDRVNALRDYFNIPDHVIPFSVIAIGYPKEDKESESRYDESKIHLGKY from the coding sequence GTGAATCCGATATTTAAAAGAAAAAGCATCAGAAATTTTAGTGATGAGGAAGTCAGTACATATAAAATAAAAAATTTAATCAGGGCAGGAATGCAGGCTCCTTCAGCTTTTAATTCTCAGCCATGGGAATTCATTGTTGTATCTGATAAAAAGGATTTAAAAGCTGTTTCTAAAATGAGCAGATATGCAAGACCAGCTGAAAATGCTCAAAAACTGATTATTGTTTTGGGAAATACAACAAAAGATAATGTTGTAATGCCTATGATTCAGCAGGATCTGTCTGCCTGTACACAAAACATACTGCTTCAGGCAGTTGCTGAGGGTCTGGGTGCAGTCTGGTTGGGATTTTACCCAATTGAAGATAGAGTAAATGCATTAAGGGATTATTTTAATATTCCTGACCATGTTATCCCATTTTCAGTAATAGCTATTGGTTATCCTAAAGAAGATAAAGAATCTGAAAGCAGATATGATGAATCTAAAATTCATTTAGGTAAATATTAA
- a CDS encoding ClC family H(+)/Cl(-) exchange transporter: MKMLQKTLRSVVDNPKHIFKLAVQGIFVGIFAGIMVCLYRFLLYSSESILRNFLEFINGNIFLIILWFIILTILGLFTAFLVKWEPDSVGSGIPQINAEVKGFLNTNWLKILTAKISAGVLTALGGLSLGPEGPSVQIGGMAGKGISRIFKESRTDELRLILAGSTVGITAAFNAPLAGVIFIIEEINHSFDKTLIFIALTASVVADFISKSFFGQATVLNFPLYNLPLSSYWLLIVLGLLLGILGYVYNVGMIRANDRLAKLSNVPLEIKFVCVFLISGVVALFIPEILDGGHFMLNMLDVAIPSLGILIFLLVAKYLFSVVSFSTGTPGGIFLPLLVLGAFIGAIFGSVVIPIFGLESYLIYKFIVISMAGFFAATVRSPITGVVLLSEMCGSTESLVAMLIVAIIAYAVPMLLNNRPIYESLFERLLAKNNHDFIKDHSKHILSEYVVPSGWKYTGKPIKEIPFPKGCIVVSITRGGEYILADEDITINYADQIHMLMDSKTYPFKNDEMGELMSKVI; the protein is encoded by the coding sequence ATGAAAATGCTTCAGAAGACATTAAGGTCAGTTGTAGATAATCCCAAACATATTTTCAAACTAGCTGTTCAGGGAATATTTGTAGGTATTTTTGCCGGAATAATGGTCTGTTTATACAGATTTCTTTTATATTCCTCAGAAAGTATTTTAAGAAATTTTTTGGAATTCATTAATGGAAATATTTTTTTAATTATACTTTGGTTTATTATATTAACTATTTTAGGATTATTTACAGCTTTTTTAGTAAAATGGGAACCTGATAGTGTTGGCAGCGGTATTCCTCAAATTAATGCAGAAGTTAAAGGTTTTTTAAATACTAACTGGCTGAAAATTTTAACAGCTAAAATTAGTGCAGGTGTTTTAACAGCACTTGGAGGTTTGTCTTTAGGTCCTGAAGGTCCTTCTGTTCAAATAGGTGGAATGGCCGGAAAGGGAATCTCAAGAATTTTTAAAGAATCAAGAACAGATGAACTGAGACTTATTTTAGCAGGTTCAACTGTAGGTATTACAGCTGCCTTTAATGCTCCATTAGCCGGAGTAATTTTTATAATTGAAGAAATCAATCACAGTTTTGATAAAACGTTGATTTTTATAGCACTGACTGCATCTGTTGTTGCTGATTTTATATCCAAATCCTTTTTTGGTCAGGCAACAGTTCTGAATTTTCCATTATATAATCTTCCACTATCATCTTACTGGCTTTTGATTGTTTTAGGTTTGCTTTTAGGTATTTTAGGTTATGTTTATAATGTTGGAATGATTAGGGCAAATGACAGATTGGCTAAACTCTCGAATGTTCCACTTGAAATTAAATTCGTATGTGTATTTTTAATATCCGGTGTTGTAGCATTGTTTATTCCTGAAATCTTGGATGGAGGACATTTTATGTTAAATATGCTTGATGTAGCTATTCCGTCATTGGGTATTTTGATATTTTTACTTGTAGCTAAGTATCTCTTTTCAGTAGTTTCCTTTTCAACCGGAACTCCTGGAGGAATATTTTTGCCTCTACTGGTTTTAGGAGCATTTATTGGAGCTATTTTCGGTTCTGTTGTAATTCCTATTTTTGGTCTTGAAAGCTATCTGATATACAAGTTTATTGTTATTTCAATGGCAGGATTTTTTGCAGCTACTGTAAGATCTCCAATTACAGGTGTTGTTTTGCTCTCTGAGATGTGCGGATCAACAGAATCTCTGGTAGCTATGCTGATTGTAGCTATTATTGCATATGCTGTTCCTATGCTGCTGAATAACCGTCCGATTTATGAGTCTTTATTTGAAAGATTACTGGCTAAAAATAATCATGATTTTATAAAAGACCATTCAAAGCATATTTTATCAGAATATGTTGTTCCTTCTGGCTGGAAGTATACAGGTAAGCCAATTAAGGAAATTCCTTTTCCTAAAGGATGTATTGTAGTTTCAATTACCAGAGGTGGAGAATATATACTGGCTGATGAGGATATTACTATAAATTATGCAGATCAGATTCACATGCTGATGGACAGCAAAACTTATCCTTTTAAAAATGATGAAATGGGTGAATTAATGAGTAAGGTGATATAG
- a CDS encoding DUF4013 domain-containing protein, with amino-acid sequence MNISEIFSDSFKYPIIDIRKFAIFGIVVVLATLNVSAANSSVLQIILNVVSFVAIILVLGYGLDVVKYGFKQANELPDFDFKTGFVNGLKLFVIQFCYLIVPLILIYITAYLSGFLQSLAGIMKSYYETGMYSISNSFLTSMAVTFIIAVVLSIVFMLFANIGMARLAKYDDIFEAVNLSKVFKDLKKIGIAKSIGWLIVLMIAGFIIILAGVGISMIIPFAGSIIASFIVISYFYLFYYRCVGLLYSNI; translated from the coding sequence ATGAATATAAGTGAGATTTTTAGTGATTCATTTAAATATCCAATTATTGATATTAGAAAATTTGCAATATTCGGTATTGTTGTTGTTTTAGCTACTCTTAATGTTTCAGCAGCTAACAGTTCAGTTTTACAGATAATTTTAAATGTTGTTTCATTTGTTGCAATTATTTTAGTTTTAGGTTATGGATTGGATGTTGTGAAATATGGATTTAAGCAGGCTAATGAGTTACCTGATTTTGATTTTAAAACAGGTTTTGTTAACGGTTTAAAACTTTTTGTAATTCAGTTCTGTTACTTGATAGTTCCATTAATTCTTATATATATTACGGCTTATTTATCAGGATTTTTACAGTCTTTAGCTGGAATAATGAAATCATATTATGAAACTGGAATGTATTCAATTTCAAATTCATTTTTAACTTCAATGGCAGTTACATTTATTATAGCAGTTGTACTTTCTATAGTTTTCATGTTATTTGCTAATATTGGAATGGCCAGACTGGCTAAATATGATGATATTTTTGAGGCAGTGAATCTTTCTAAAGTTTTTAAAGATTTAAAAAAGATAGGAATAGCTAAAAGCATCGGATGGTTAATTGTATTGATGATTGCTGGTTTTATTATAATCCTTGCTGGAGTTGGAATTTCAATGATTATCCCATTTGCCGGTTCAATTATTGCTTCATTTATTGTTATATCTTATTTCTATTTATTTTATTACAGATGTGTTGGTTTATTATATTCAAATATATAA
- a CDS encoding DUF2162 domain-containing protein: protein MDMMSVMWQFGVLAAVIIFGIKIGLASGLANLSKKLFACICVGYGGGVLLCTYIASFFAEQITEAIYSYNTVFYIIMASIMIIAGLFTIREWKVHDKNTTTATCLAVVAPCPCCFGAIIASVLIVAPTVGFSFMGLSKYVAAALLVVMIVTYFVSNTIIKFIDKPYPIVLGNFMLFLGAYFLLSAIVIPSIAQAMQGQFGGVTMIDSQSLILILVALVALVIVGVVLYKRSDNLLK, encoded by the coding sequence ATGGATATGATGAGTGTAATGTGGCAATTTGGTGTACTGGCTGCTGTAATCATATTTGGAATAAAAATTGGTTTGGCATCTGGTCTTGCTAACTTGTCAAAAAAATTATTTGCATGTATCTGTGTCGGTTATGGTGGTGGTGTTTTATTATGTACATATATTGCATCATTCTTTGCTGAACAGATTACTGAAGCTATTTATAGTTATAATACTGTTTTTTATATAATTATGGCATCTATCATGATTATCGCGGGATTGTTTACTATAAGAGAATGGAAAGTTCATGATAAAAATACAACTACTGCTACCTGTTTAGCGGTTGTTGCTCCTTGTCCATGTTGTTTTGGAGCAATTATTGCTTCTGTTTTAATTGTAGCACCTACTGTAGGTTTTTCATTTATGGGTTTAAGTAAATATGTTGCAGCAGCATTGTTAGTTGTTATGATTGTAACATATTTTGTATCCAATACTATCATTAAATTTATAGATAAGCCTTATCCTATTGTATTGGGAAATTTCATGTTATTTTTAGGTGCTTATTTCTTGTTGTCAGCTATTGTAATACCAAGTATTGCCCAAGCAATGCAGGGGCAATTTGGCGGAGTAACTATGATTGATTCCCAATCTTTAATTTTAATTTTAGTTGCTTTAGTTGCTTTAGTGATTGTAGGTGTAGTTTTATATAAAAGAAGTGATAATTTATTAAAATAA
- a CDS encoding DUF4013 domain-containing protein, whose product MSLTEIFNDALKYPFSDMTKFCILGVIMVISSLGSLELGNEIISSVLGLIGVIASLITLGYGVSVVKNAIIKSDEIPDFDLQTNIVDGLKMAVISIVYYIIPFVIAVIVAFASGFFNQIVEIATYASQYGPNFVNVIPEDVMLSLVSSAAITIIIGIILFVIFTLLFYMGLCRFAKYNSLSEGADIPEAARDLARIGIGKVIGWMILLFVIIAVITFIEMFISSIPYVGILISAFLISTYNLFIVYRSVGLLYSAIE is encoded by the coding sequence ATGAGTTTAACTGAGATTTTCAATGATGCTTTAAAATATCCATTTTCAGATATGACTAAATTTTGCATACTTGGAGTTATAATGGTTATATCTTCATTAGGTTCTTTAGAACTTGGAAATGAAATAATTTCTTCTGTTTTAGGTCTTATTGGTGTTATAGCTTCTCTTATAACATTGGGATATGGTGTAAGTGTTGTAAAAAATGCTATTATAAAATCTGATGAAATTCCTGATTTTGATTTGCAAACAAATATTGTTGATGGATTAAAAATGGCAGTAATAAGTATTGTATACTATATCATTCCATTTGTAATTGCTGTTATTGTAGCTTTTGCATCTGGTTTCTTTAATCAAATTGTAGAAATTGCAACTTATGCTTCCCAATATGGTCCTAATTTTGTAAATGTGATTCCTGAAGATGTAATGTTGTCTTTAGTAAGTTCTGCAGCAATAACTATTATTATAGGTATAATATTATTTGTTATTTTCACCTTGTTGTTTTATATGGGTCTTTGCAGATTTGCCAAGTATAACAGTTTGTCTGAAGGTGCTGATATTCCTGAAGCAGCTCGTGATTTAGCAAGGATTGGTATTGGTAAAGTTATTGGTTGGATGATTTTATTATTTGTCATTATAGCTGTTATTACCTTTATTGAAATGTTTATTTCATCAATTCCATATGTAGGTATTTTAATTTCAGCATTTTTAATTTCAACATATAATTTATTTATTGTATACAGATCAGTTGGTTTATTATATTCAGCTATTGAATAA
- a CDS encoding DUF3344 domain-containing protein: protein MVALIVGLLTINGAFAETADSMPEIDQGTVSGDAELISTNPWSTTGSLEYAIPDGVQEITSAKVIVNIYSGSGNSETYALHSNTTLNTAGNSKVLGYENLTYVGNQAGDSNVYVINNHTTKQYSDYQMVYDVLGDLKDLGPNSKIKIDVTSTPFEGKAFDGRIKMIGLFIAYNDGDSDSITYWLNVGMSWTQGTVSNLIYTKNYTGDIGEVNFEAIMLSSNNGAYKFNDNQLFIPEDTIVKDYYIYNKWDVTDYFQIGDNNNFTYSALSQGYGSIKSSVQLLKVINRESPVVTTNIASEYKNSIYAGVTNNLTITVNSINKDLTNVTVYVYDNGRVVGSYLVDFVKANSSKSVNIIDSFIRPIDENTVLGNNNTNVVYRVIVEDKNGILNDTNSSNFMVVYNGNLGKDLAYPAMNATITRVYDISGDVIILNKDDSSYLGSKSTNGSDTWNIDFKGELKEGLLYVSYNWNKQADVSDWIVTFNNKIITPIVHYRDQSNLGAYGKHGYGLAVYNVTDLINKGLNTFTLNKTSGLTAVYPSSLLLLTNNENGASKTVYISEGADLLSKTNNKNLDVGAYTKFNIDSTSMINSTLYVFAAGGQKNEGNIVFNGEIKSDVWNKTSNSIDYYTFNTDGLTKDNNTVFFQSTGSTILALHQILVVERENIQLTVEDLEKYYGGSERLNATLKDGAGNPIANKTITFTVNGKKYNKTTDSNGFASLVIGLMPGTYDVTTMYGNMSVYSKVVVKTTIEGKDLVKMYKNETQFFATFLGTDGKPLSNTDVTFNINGVFYTRQTNENGVARLNINLRPDVYILTAINSVTGESKGFNITVKPLIESNDLTKYYRNDSNFEVKIYNKDGTLAINKEVTFNINGVFYQKTTDSNGIARLGIALRPGNYIITTIVDGLDIGNNINVLPTLVTSDLSMKYLDGSNFTVQTLDGQGNPLAKQNILFNINGRFYYRVTDDEGMASLNIRLMPGEYIITSYWNDFEVGNTVKVD from the coding sequence TTGGTTGCATTGATTGTTGGTTTGTTAACAATTAATGGTGCATTTGCAGAAACAGCTGATTCAATGCCTGAAATTGATCAGGGTACTGTTTCAGGTGATGCAGAATTAATAAGCACAAACCCTTGGAGTACCACAGGAAGTCTTGAATATGCAATTCCTGATGGTGTGCAGGAAATTACTTCTGCTAAGGTAATTGTAAATATCTATTCAGGTAGTGGAAATTCGGAAACCTATGCTTTACACTCAAATACTACATTAAACACAGCAGGAAATAGTAAGGTATTGGGATATGAAAATTTAACTTATGTTGGTAATCAGGCTGGTGATTCAAATGTGTATGTGATTAATAATCATACTACAAAACAGTATTCTGATTATCAAATGGTTTATGATGTTTTAGGTGATTTAAAAGATTTAGGTCCTAATTCAAAAATTAAAATAGATGTAACTAGCACTCCATTTGAAGGTAAAGCTTTTGATGGACGAATAAAAATGATTGGATTATTTATTGCATATAATGACGGGGACAGCGACAGTATCACATATTGGTTAAATGTAGGAATGTCATGGACTCAGGGCACTGTAAGCAATTTAATTTATACAAAAAATTACACTGGTGACATAGGTGAAGTTAACTTTGAAGCAATAATGTTGTCTAGCAATAACGGAGCATATAAGTTTAATGATAATCAACTGTTTATTCCAGAAGACACTATAGTAAAAGATTATTATATATATAATAAATGGGATGTTACAGATTATTTCCAAATAGGAGATAATAATAATTTTACATATTCTGCACTATCTCAGGGATATGGTTCTATTAAATCAAGTGTTCAATTACTTAAAGTAATTAACAGAGAATCTCCTGTAGTTACTACTAATATTGCTTCAGAATATAAAAATTCTATTTATGCTGGTGTTACTAATAATTTAACTATTACAGTTAACAGCATTAACAAGGATTTAACTAATGTAACTGTTTATGTTTATGATAATGGCCGTGTTGTTGGTTCTTATTTGGTTGATTTTGTAAAAGCTAATTCTTCCAAATCAGTAAATATAATAGATTCTTTTATTAGACCAATTGATGAAAATACTGTTTTAGGAAACAATAATACCAATGTTGTTTACAGAGTTATTGTTGAAGATAAAAACGGTATTTTAAATGACACCAACAGCAGTAATTTTATGGTGGTTTATAACGGTAATTTAGGAAAAGATTTGGCATATCCTGCCATGAATGCTACAATTACACGTGTTTATGATATTAGTGGTGATGTAATTATTTTAAATAAAGATGATTCATCATATTTAGGGTCCAAGAGTACAAATGGAAGCGACACATGGAATATTGATTTTAAAGGGGAGTTAAAAGAAGGATTGTTATATGTTTCATATAACTGGAATAAGCAAGCTGATGTAAGTGATTGGATAGTTACTTTCAATAATAAAATCATTACACCAATTGTCCATTACCGTGACCAGTCTAATTTAGGAGCATACGGCAAACATGGCTACGGACTTGCAGTTTATAATGTTACAGATTTAATCAATAAAGGATTAAATACTTTTACTTTAAATAAAACAAGTGGTTTAACTGCTGTTTATCCAAGTTCTTTATTACTTTTAACTAATAATGAAAATGGCGCTAGTAAAACTGTTTATATAAGTGAAGGTGCGGATTTACTTTCTAAAACAAATAATAAAAATTTGGATGTCGGAGCTTATACTAAATTTAACATTGACTCCACTTCAATGATTAATTCCACATTATATGTTTTTGCAGCAGGCGGACAAAAAAATGAAGGAAACATTGTTTTTAATGGTGAAATAAAAAGTGATGTATGGAATAAGACTTCAAATTCAATTGATTATTATACTTTCAACACCGATGGTTTAACTAAAGACAATAACACTGTATTTTTCCAGTCTACAGGTTCAACTATTCTTGCATTACATCAGATACTTGTTGTAGAACGTGAAAACATACAGTTAACAGTTGAAGATCTTGAAAAATATTATGGTGGATCAGAAAGACTTAATGCTACTTTAAAAGATGGTGCTGGAAATCCGATAGCTAATAAAACTATTACATTTACTGTTAATGGTAAAAAATACAATAAAACAACTGATTCCAATGGATTTGCATCATTGGTAATTGGCTTAATGCCTGGAACATATGATGTAACAACAATGTACGGCAATATGTCTGTTTATTCAAAAGTTGTTGTTAAAACTACTATTGAAGGTAAAGACCTTGTTAAAATGTATAAAAATGAAACTCAATTCTTTGCAACTTTCTTAGGCACTGATGGCAAACCGTTATCTAACACTGATGTAACATTTAACATTAATGGTGTATTTTACACACGTCAAACAAATGAAAATGGTGTAGCTAGGTTAAATATTAATTTAAGACCTGATGTGTATATTTTAACTGCTATTAATTCAGTTACTGGTGAAAGTAAAGGATTTAATATAACTGTTAAACCTTTAATTGAGTCAAATGATTTAACCAAGTACTACAGAAATGATTCTAATTTTGAAGTAAAAATTTACAATAAAGATGGAACCCTTGCAATAAACAAAGAGGTTACATTTAATATTAATGGTGTATTCTATCAAAAAACCACAGACAGCAACGGTATAGCTAGGTTAGGTATTGCTTTAAGACCTGGAAATTATATAATTACCACTATCGTTGACGGTTTGGATATAGGTAATAATATAAATGTATTGCCGACTTTAGTAACAAGTGATCTTTCCATGAAATATCTTGACGGCAGCAACTTTACTGTGCAGACATTAGACGGTCAGGGCAATCCGTTAGCTAAGCAAAATATATTATTTAACATAAATGGTAGATTCTATTACAGAGTAACTGATGATGAGGGTATGGCATCATTGAATATAAGATTAATGCCTGGAGAGTATATCATTACTTCGTATTGGAATGATTTCGAAGTTGGAAACACAGTAAAAGTAGATTAA
- the mch gene encoding methenyltetrahydromethanopterin cyclohydrolase translates to MVSVNLEAKKTVDVMIEKQDELNIAVSQLSNGATIIDCGVNVDGSFKAGELYTKVCLGGLADVGISIPGDLSEKFALPSVKIKTDSPAISTLGSQKAGWSVSVGDFFALGSGPARAICKKPAETYEEIGYEDTEADLAILTLEADVLPGEDVAQYIADECNVDVKDVYLLVAPTSSLVGSIQISGRVVENGTYKMLEAIKFDVTKVKHAAGIAPIAPIDPDGLKAMGKTNDAVLFGGRTYYYVESDENDDIADVAAKLPSSAADGYGKPFFDVFKEAEFDFYKIDKGMFAPAEVVINDLTTGKVYKEGYVNVDLLKKSFGVDN, encoded by the coding sequence ATGGTAAGTGTAAACTTAGAAGCTAAAAAAACCGTAGATGTAATGATTGAAAAACAAGATGAATTAAACATTGCTGTTAGTCAATTGTCAAATGGTGCTACAATTATTGATTGTGGTGTAAATGTTGATGGAAGTTTCAAAGCAGGTGAACTTTACACTAAAGTTTGTCTTGGTGGTCTTGCTGATGTTGGAATTTCTATTCCTGGTGATTTATCTGAAAAATTCGCTCTTCCTTCCGTAAAAATTAAAACAGATTCCCCAGCTATTTCCACATTAGGATCTCAAAAAGCAGGATGGTCTGTATCTGTAGGAGATTTCTTTGCACTTGGTTCCGGTCCTGCTAGAGCAATCTGTAAAAAACCGGCTGAAACCTATGAAGAAATTGGTTATGAAGACACAGAAGCTGATTTAGCTATTTTAACTTTAGAAGCTGATGTATTGCCTGGTGAAGATGTTGCACAATACATTGCTGATGAATGTAATGTGGATGTTAAAGATGTTTATTTACTTGTAGCTCCTACCTCTTCCCTTGTTGGTTCTATCCAAATTTCCGGAAGGGTTGTTGAAAACGGAACCTACAAAATGTTGGAAGCTATTAAATTTGATGTAACTAAAGTAAAACATGCTGCAGGTATTGCTCCTATTGCACCAATTGACCCTGACGGACTTAAAGCTATGGGTAAAACTAACGATGCAGTTTTATTTGGTGGAAGAACTTACTACTATGTTGAATCTGATGAAAATGATGATATAGCTGATGTTGCAGCTAAATTACCTTCATCTGCAGCTGACGGATATGGTAAACCATTCTTCGATGTATTTAAAGAAGCTGAATTTGACTTCTACAAAATCGACAAAGGAATGTTTGCTCCTGCAGAAGTAGTTATTAATGATTTAACTACTGGTAAAGTCTACAAAGAAGGATATGTAAACGTAGATTTACTTAAAAAATCCTTTGGTGTAGACAACTAA
- a CDS encoding DUF2149 domain-containing protein, with protein sequence MVRRKQRRRRASDDDIDPMAGTTNLVDAMLVLALGFLIFVVISWNMQSVIFSDMSQDQKQAVMESMKQVSEVTQGQELNDTPDTSQSSGQGFTELGKVYKDPSSGKLIMVEG encoded by the coding sequence ATGGTTAGAAGAAAACAAAGAAGGAGAAGAGCTTCTGATGATGACATAGATCCTATGGCAGGTACAACAAACCTTGTTGATGCAATGCTTGTTCTTGCATTAGGTTTTTTAATATTTGTTGTAATTAGTTGGAATATGCAAAGCGTTATTTTTTCCGACATGAGCCAAGATCAAAAGCAGGCAGTTATGGAATCTATGAAACAGGTTTCAGAAGTTACACAAGGTCAAGAATTAAATGATACTCCAGACACATCTCAAAGTTCTGGACAAGGTTTCACTGAGCTGGGAAAAGTCTATAAAGATCCATCGTCAGGGAAACTGATTATGGTAGAAGGTTAA
- a CDS encoding MotA/TolQ/ExbB proton channel family protein, translating into MSSIPGTEYLSGALNVISQSLTIPVMVLLLIIAIISVIALGGFISEYTSMKKVGVGKIRDLIFKINTASSIDDLMNIISSSDIPKSQKKVLTEIAKSEALDSDSREALARKLVEHEEEKIDKSLRNTDIITRVGPTLGLMGTLIPLGPGLAALGAGDVNTLADALTIAFDTTVVGIGSGALCYFISKIRRGWYDQYLSDLDALSDAVLFFMNKQ; encoded by the coding sequence ATGAGTTCAATACCTGGTACAGAATATTTAAGCGGAGCTTTAAATGTTATATCTCAAAGTTTAACAATTCCCGTAATGGTTTTATTATTAATAATTGCTATTATTTCTGTTATTGCTTTAGGTGGATTTATATCTGAATACACATCAATGAAAAAAGTAGGTGTCGGAAAAATAAGGGATTTAATATTTAAAATTAATACAGCAAGTTCTATTGATGATTTAATGAATATTATATCTAGTTCTGATATTCCAAAATCTCAAAAGAAAGTTTTAACTGAGATTGCAAAATCAGAAGCACTAGATAGTGATTCCAGAGAAGCTTTAGCTCGTAAATTAGTAGAACATGAAGAAGAAAAAATTGATAAAAGTTTAAGAAATACAGATATTATTACCCGTGTCGGACCAACATTAGGGTTAATGGGTACTTTAATTCCATTAGGTCCTGGTCTTGCAGCATTAGGTGCTGGGGATGTAAATACCCTTGCAGATGCATTAACTATTGCATTTGATACTACTGTTGTAGGTATTGGTTCCGGTGCGTTATGTTATTTCATCTCTAAAATTAGAAGAGGTTGGTATGACCAATATCTTTCTGATTTGGATGCGTTATCTGATGCAGTTCTTTTTTTCATGAATAAACAGTGA